One Fusobacterium simiae genomic window, TGTTCCTAAACGAATTGGACTATGAAGTTCTAAATATTCTTTTTCTTCTTTTGTAATAGGAGATGAATACTTTAAATATGTTATAAGAGTTATTCCATATTTCATTAATATAACTTGATTCAATAAAATAATACATACAACTATCATAATAAAGAGAATAAAATGTTTTTTTATCATTTTCATAAAGAAAACCTCTTTTTCATCAATTAATTTTATTATAATTATTTTTAGTATAACATAATTTTATATATTATTAAAAGCAAGAATTGTATAGAAAAATTTTATTAAATTTTTTTTAAACTATTTTATGACTTTCACTGTCAAATAAGCATACAGATAAAATTGATAAAATACCCCCCTAACAATGAGTAGAATAATGTCATAAATTAGATTGTTATAACTACTCATTTTTATTTTATTTAATTGTTTTAAAGTCTAACATAATCTTAAAGTGAATATATTCATTTAAGAAAATTGATAAAAGTTGACATTGGGTCTACTCTATTTCCACCCATTATTTTCAATAAAGCAGATGAAGTTTTTAAAATTGTTTCCCATATTATACATATTATTAGTGTGTATATCAATAATTAGTTATACTTACAAAAAAGTATGTTATTTTCATTAAAAATGATAAATGATAAAATAAAATAATCAATTAAAATTTTTAAAAGAAAATAGGAGAATTTATAATGAAAGATTTAACACAGGGAGATGAATTAAAAACAATAATTTATTTTTCTTTGCCAATTTTAATGGGAAATATATTTCAACAAATTTATAATATTTCAGATGCAATTATAATTGGAAATTTTCTTGGAAAAGAAAGTCTTGCAGCTGTGGGCTCAAGTTATCAAATTAATGTACTAATAATAGCAATTTCAATTGGTATTTCATTGGGAACAAGTATTCTTATTTCTCAATGCTTTGGAGCAAAAAATATAGAAAAATTAAAAAATGCTGTAAATACAGGTTTTATTTTTTCAATTATTTTATCTTTTATAATTACAATATTTGGTTTTATCTTATCAAATAGAATTTTGATTTTAATTAATGTACCAGAAAATTTATTATTAAATTCAAATATATATTTAAAAATTATTTTTATTGGAGTTATTCCAACATTTGCCTATAATTCCCTTACAAATATATTAAAAGGTATTGGTGATTCAAAAACACCAACCTATATATTGATTGTTACAGTTATTTTAAATATTATTTTAGATATATTTTTTATAGCTATAATGAATTATGGTATTTCAGGAGCAGCAATAGCAACTGTTATTTCACAATTTATTTCTTTTATCCTATGTTTTTTTTATGTAAGATTAAAATATTCTAATTTAATTTTTTCAAAAATTTATTTTAGTATAGATTTTAATATTTTGAAAGAAATATTAACCATAGGAATGTCTGCAATGTTACAACAAGTACTAATAAGTATTGGCTTTATTGTTATACAAATTTTAGTAAATAGTTTTGGAACAGATTGTATAGCAGCTTTTATTTCAGCATCAAGAATAGATGCTTTTGCTGAATTACCATCTATAAATTTAGGTCAAGCACTGATAATTTTTGTAGCACAAAATTATGGAGCAAAAAAAATGGATAGAAT contains:
- a CDS encoding MATE family efflux transporter, translated to MKDLTQGDELKTIIYFSLPILMGNIFQQIYNISDAIIIGNFLGKESLAAVGSSYQINVLIIAISIGISLGTSILISQCFGAKNIEKLKNAVNTGFIFSIILSFIITIFGFILSNRILILINVPENLLLNSNIYLKIIFIGVIPTFAYNSLTNILKGIGDSKTPTYILIVTVILNIILDIFFIAIMNYGISGAAIATVISQFISFILCFFYVRLKYSNLIFSKIYFSIDFNILKEILTIGMSAMLQQVLISIGFIVIQILVNSFGTDCIAAFISASRIDAFAELPSINLGQALIIFVAQNYGAKKMDRIIKGGKESLILGIIFSIITSIIIFIFPTFFISIFNKNPEIIFIGNQYLRTVSAFYIVFCLMQILNGLLLGYGKSFVPLIASITSFCMFQIPMAILLSKTSLRYNGIWIAAPIGWTGGMLIRLCYFLKISKKIKKGEINK